The genomic region CTTTATTACTCTAAGCTCTGCAACGTATCCGTGGATACTATTCTGGATGCCGGAAGAGATATTCCTCCTCTGGATGAGAAAGAGCATCAGTTAAATGATGAGATGCTGAATGTATTCCGTGGTTTTTCTGTAACAGAAAAAGAAAAGATCATCAAGATGTTACGCATCTGGCAGGAGAAATAATCTCCTGCCCTTTTTATACCCAAGTATGCAAGAGGACCTGCCAGCGGCCAAAGCATCCGTAATGAGCTGCCAATGGCAGGTCCTGTAGATTTCTATATTTTGTTAAAAATCCTTAAGCACAACCGTTCCCTGATTCCGGCTTTCCTGTACATCAATGATTCTCTGATTCTGGCTTCCTCTGAACACCAGTGTTACATCTTTTAATTCTTCCTTGAATTCTCCGTCTACCAGTACATCAATATACGACAGCATCTCCTCTGTCACATCTGTATGGACACATCCTCCCGGAACCATATCACGGTCAAAAAGATACCCACTGTAACACCAGATATCTTTCTGCGGATAAGTTTCTCTTATCTTCTTAAGGAGCTTTACCAGTTCCAGCTGGTTCTCCGGTTCGAACGGTTCACCACCCAGAAGCGTAAATCCCTGGACAAAACCAGCCCCCAGCAATCTTAATATTTCTGCTTCTGTCTCTTCTGTATAGTGCTGGCCGAATCCGAAATC from Dorea longicatena harbors:
- a CDS encoding helix-turn-helix domain-containing protein — its product is MNEVDFSKVGLKMKQLRSERGITQEQVAKDLNCTVPFVSNVENNRAKLNLRVLLYYSKLCNVSVDTILDAGRDIPPLDEKEHQLNDEMLNVFRGFSVTEKEKIIKMLRIWQEK
- the nrdG gene encoding anaerobic ribonucleoside-triphosphate reductase activating protein; amino-acid sequence: MNYGNIKECDIADGPGVRVSLFVSGCRHHCKGCFNAETWDFGFGQHYTEETEAEILRLLGAGFVQGFTLLGGEPFEPENQLELVKLLKKIRETYPQKDIWCYSGYLFDRDMVPGGCVHTDVTEEMLSYIDVLVDGEFKEELKDVTLVFRGSQNQRIIDVQESRNQGTVVLKDF